ATGCCGACGATGCCCAGGGGCAGGCAGCAGAAGATGGTGGTGAGGATCGAGGGGATCAGCCAGTTGCTCGGCGGCTGGCCGCCCGGCTGCCCGCCGGGGTAGCCACCGCCGGGGTAGCCACCGCCCGGGTAGCCACCGCCCGGGTAGCCGCCGGGGGGCGGGCCGTAGCCACCGGGGTTCTGCGGGCCGGAAGGGGGACCGTAGCTCATGGTCGGTGTGTCTTTCCTGACGACGAAGAGATGAATTGCGCCGCGGACTTCGGTGAAACAGCACCAACGGGGTTCACGGTTGGGAGCACGACTCCACAGGCGTCGCGGGCAGACCGAATCATGCCAGACTTTCGCGGCAATGCCGACATCGAACACGTGGAAACGCGCTGGCCGACGTAATAATCTACCCACGGCGCAGAGCCCGGCGGAGGCCCCGTAACAGAGCTGTTACCTGTAATTCCCGGAATCGCCCGAAATCATCCTTGGCCGACTGCGGCCAGGTGAAGGTCCGGCGGAATCACTTGGAGACCGCGGAGGCCACCTTCTCCTCGGCCTTGGCGACCTTCTCCTCCGCCTTCGCCTGCAGGGCCTCCCACTCCTCGCGCAGCATGGGCAGCGGGCGAGGGGTCTTGCGGCCGAGGCCGGCCTTCTTCATCACCCCGGCGACGGCCGCGCAGACGACGCTGGCGCCCAGGGCGACGGCCGTCCAGGTGATCAGGTCCCGGCCGAGGATGATGGCCACCCCGGCGACGCTCCAGATCACGATCCAGGAGATCGTCAGGAACCAGGCGGAGGGGGTGTTGCCGTGATCGTCGTGGTGTGCGTCGGCCATCAACGTTCCTTCATGTCGTGTCTGCGTCGGTTCTCGACGGGGGTTCCGGCGGATCCGGACGAGCGGGATCCGCGGTGGGGTCGGCGCCGCTGTCCAGCGACCTCCACAGCTCGACCGGGTCGTCGGAGCGTGGTTTCGCCGCACGGGAGGCGCCGTGGCGATCGTACCTGCTGCCCATGGCCGGCCAGGCGGCACCCCTGAGCACCGTGAACAGACCCACGGCCAGCAGCAGCAGGGCCCCGGCCGCGCCGGTCCACGGCCAGACCGCGTCCAGCGAGACGCCGGTGACGTCGCCGTCGGCGGTGGCCGTCTGAGCGGCCAGATCGGCCAGGTTCGCGGCCCGGGTGCCGCGCCAGATGTCGAGGAGGGCCGCCAGGCCGAACACGGCGATCAGGGCCCCGACCAGGCGGCGGGCCCAGCCTCGGGTGGCGGCGAGCGCGGCGAGCGCGGCCAGGCTCGCCCAGCCCAGGGCCGAGGCGGCCGGACTGACCTGCGCCGCCGCCAGCTCCACCGGGGCCGGTGCGAGCGGCTCGGGCAGCTCCACCAGGCCGTTGGCCCAGGTCTGGCCGGTGGCGGCGAGCAGGCCCGCCGCTCCGGCGACGGTCAGCGCCAGGGTGAGCGCGTACTCCCTGCGGCGCGGTGCGGGAGACGGCGCCGGAGGCGCGTCCGCGGGGATGTCGGCGGTCATCGGGCGGTCTCGGCCGCCAGCGGCAGTTCGTCGGCGTCGAAGCAGGTGCGGGCGCCGGTGTGGCAGGCGACGCCGGTCTGGTCCACCTTGACCAGCAGGGTGTCGCCGTCGCAGTCCAGCGCGACCGAGACCACGCGCTGGACGTTGCCCGAGGTGGCGCCCTTGACCCAGTACTCGCGGCGGCTGCGCGACCAGTAGGTGGCGCAGCGGGTGGTCAGCGTCCGGCGCAGGGCCTCGTCGTCCATCCAGGCGAGCATGAGCACCTCGCCGGTGTCGTGCTGCTGGAC
This sequence is a window from Spinactinospora alkalitolerans. Protein-coding genes within it:
- a CDS encoding Trp biosynthesis-associated membrane protein, translated to MTADIPADAPPAPSPAPRRREYALTLALTVAGAAGLLAATGQTWANGLVELPEPLAPAPVELAAAQVSPAASALGWASLAALAALAATRGWARRLVGALIAVFGLAALLDIWRGTRAANLADLAAQTATADGDVTGVSLDAVWPWTGAAGALLLLAVGLFTVLRGAAWPAMGSRYDRHGASRAAKPRSDDPVELWRSLDSGADPTADPARPDPPEPPSRTDADTT
- a CDS encoding CD225/dispanin family protein — its product is MSYGPPSGPQNPGGYGPPPGGYPGGGYPGGGYPGGGYPGGQPGGQPPSNWLIPSILTTIFCCLPLGIVGIVFATQVNSKWTVGDYAGAEDSAKKAKMFTLIGAIGGFVVVALYILFVVIVGIGTATSDPYSTY
- a CDS encoding HGxxPAAW family protein, whose amino-acid sequence is MADAHHDDHGNTPSAWFLTISWIVIWSVAGVAIILGRDLITWTAVALGASVVCAAVAGVMKKAGLGRKTPRPLPMLREEWEALQAKAEEKVAKAEEKVASAVSK
- the hisI gene encoding phosphoribosyl-AMP cyclohydrolase produces the protein MSVSPPEGKAPALDPGIAARLERNADGLVPAIVQQHDTGEVLMLAWMDDEALRRTLTTRCATYWSRSRREYWVKGATSGNVQRVVSVALDCDGDTLLVKVDQTGVACHTGARTCFDADELPLAAETAR